The genomic region tttaaatgccgagcgccaggcaaagGAGCTACTTGAACCAGCTTTTAACGTATTTCGGTACGACGCGGCCCGGGAtcaaacccacgacctcccgctcagTAGCCGGAtgccttaaccacaaggccacggagacgtCAATGCGGCACCGCGGCATTTAGGctggattttttatttgatgtaattttgcaaacctaggatttgagctagtgatctagtattttaaaccaaagagacccatatttatacttatcggagatattgttcatacaaataacctgatcaacagaaactattccatgtgtgtgaggaaaaatgaacattttataaatacatcagcttttccaataagatctgtcccagagacctagtttttcaCCCTAGTAACACACTTGATTatctaagatttcatgtacacaaatatttttaaagttaattaaaatttaatttaaatatgggtagatatgaaattcatgattgggatgtgtgtttataaaatagaaattgaatTTAGTTGTTGACTGATATTGATAGGTTTGGTAAGCATAGAATTTTTTTATTGCCATCGGGAAAttttttcctaagatttgacctagtgatctagtttttgatctgaggtgacccatatttacaaatgtttaagacaacatgtagaaaaatgttctgaccaagtttcataaagatttgacgaaaaataatgaatttaatgatttattatgacCCTGTGCAGAcaagcattctgaccatgtttcatcaagatttgataaaaattgctgaatttattaccgtgaaatatttcttttaaagatttGACCTGAGATGACccataatcatatatatattgaagataacatgccgacaaatagtctgactaagtttgataaccattggataaaaactcttgattttattacataaaatgaaaactttaacgcagaattgttaacgcCCTCCCGCCCggttttcgccattctataacacgtaattttttaatgaaaattctGCCTAATAATTACTGAAATAACTATTACCATACCAAAACGGTGTAAGTTAACCTCAAACATTTTTCCCTGTTATGTTTTATCAGTTTAGAGATAGTATAATTACTTTTACCATACTCTCTCCATAACCTCAAacagtttttcattttaatgtttatcaatttatgtAGTTTTAAATTTAGGGTGATATCAACTCTTTACAGTAAGTTAACACAGGACTCACTTTGAAACCATGGTGATTTTGATGTGTAATTTGATTCCTTTACAATCTGATAGAATGTACATGTAAgattttagaaaaaacaacttATGAACAAcatgcagggctttttctgccaaTTTTGGGAAAACTTTAAACGACCCtaaacattttgggaaaatttgtGTCGCGAATATGCCTAAATTAGgagattttactgttttaaaagaacacaaaagtttcttttccctttcaaaagacctaaaatggctgaaatatcaatccttggtgtgtaaatatctattgcaaaaaatcatgacagataatatttcatactgacctctgaatgtgttaaaaatctatgatttctgaattcaatCCTCCcgaaaactttacatcacataatttgttaggatgttgaatgagccagtacaggtaaaaagactttaaaatcatttttttttattgggatttttttctgaggattgggaaaaatattatatattttgctttcggaatgggtccgatagtagGACCCTTGGGTACTGTAGAAAAAACCCTGACATGCAAACCATTCTGCTTTAACCTGTAACATTTAAACCATGATACTTACAAGGACATTCCGGAGGTCGTCTCTGGCTTTTATTAACCGGTTTTTCGTGTCGGGAATCATTGCCTTTGATTCGCCAATCACTTCATTCTACAAGATATAATTCTACATGCTTAAAGTGAcgctcgtatttaaaatcaatacatacacatttaaggaattttaaaatattcctgATTTAGGGTCTTATTGAAACCCCtgtcacatgtataacaaacataatcttggagtgataaacctttaactacatactaaataatgcatttatggaaaatattaattactgttaACAAAACTGTAACTGTGCATTTAATGGTTGAATATGCCAAcatattaaatggttggtgagtgctaaaagaatTACAGTTatcaactatcatctcataaggtagaaataccatgttttctgcacctttctttgaATTTAAgcatggtatccttcataagagccattgttttcgatatttattcatccttttttagtaaatgaaaacaattgtattaattcttaTAACTCTTATTTGGGACTAAGAGTGCACATATTTAAGCGTATTTTATTTGAATCTCAGCCTAATAAGCAATTTTGTATGAATTTGAGACTCAACCTACAGATAATGAGATTAGATGTGTTCAGAGACAATAAAATGACTTTCAAATGATGCAAAGTCACAGTTCTTCTATAACTCCACAGTTTTCTTACTTAAAAATGTATGCATTGACTGCCAGTATTCAAATTACTGCATAACATTAAGTTGAttaacatgaaaatattgtttgtgcCTTATCAATATTACAGTATCTTTTGCTCCATTTTTCTTCCTTTTCATTGTGTGTAACAAGTATAGCCACTATGTACCTGCTTTCTCAGTTCATATTCGTCTTTCCCGTCCCCTTTCATTTTGTTGTAGCGCTCTTCTTCTTTCTGGGCTTCTTGCTCGTAATACCCTTTTTCTTTTGTCAgtctgaataaataatgaattaagaaatgttagatgtaaaaacaaacttttggtTCTTTGAACATGAAATCCCATTCAATCATATCTAATCTTATACTGATCTTGTACTGGAGTAAACATTGTTTGACATAAACCGTTCGTGCATAAGTGTCTGCCCATTATCTACTTATAAATGGCAGGATTCGGAGTCAAAGTCTAGAAGCCCAATAGTTTCAGATTAAGAGAAAACAGAAGGAAAATTTACCGCTTTTCTATCAGAGATTATGGAAAATCTCCCTCACCCCTGCTAATTTTAGCATCAACATGTAAACCAACGGTCTGTCTGTGTAATAAGCAATTAatctgtttgtatttttgtatgttatagACTAACTtgaattgatataattttaaaattcagaaAGGTTTAAATAAGAGagatatttcaaaaaagaaCTCCTAAGTATAGTCATGACTGATAATGTTGAAATATCTTCATGCTATTTCAACAAAGAATTCCTAAGTATAGTCATGGCTGATATCGTTGAAATAGCTTCATGCGATCCATGGCGTCCTCTGCAAGAATAGGGAAATTATTATTGCGGACAGGATCTTGGATGAAATTTCGCCTCTAgtgcaaaaaatatacaaaaacagagctacagatgaaaaataattgtattgtatgtCCATATCAGACCATAGATTGTTAAAATTTCCTGGCTTGATCCTTTATGCAGaacttaattaattttaaaaactgcagggctttttcaccaaaaattgtgaagaggcctagccttttcattttgggaaatttaaatccgtgaaattctgcaaattgggaaatttaaatgtgtaaacATCTCAAAATGGGAAATTCCACATATGAGGATTGAAGACACCTTTTAAACACAGGTCAAGGTatccatatgaaacttggaactcatgttacaaaaaacagGCTCATATCATACATGTGAGTTTACTTCTAgctgatttttttcataaaatttatgacctttttaatatgaaatgtgtacaaacACTCCACAGGGTCAAGTTTGAAAGGTCTAAAATGTATTGACTTCCAATTGATACACATGTAGATCTTTGGGGGAGAAATCATGTCACTTCACTTTTTTAACATGACGCAATGAGAAGAGAGGGAGAGCgattagttttaatcttcatAGAGTTGATTCTAAATCGAGGGAaagaattgataacaatatatggaCTATAATTGGTCCTCgaataacatttacattataCAGCATTCTTCTGATGTtaacataaaagataaaaagaataatttgctcTAACAGAAtaaatttttattgtaaatttttgaagtaaggtcttcctttttgggaaaaatatctgggaattgtgaacaaaatatctggaaattgggaaaatatgccatttttcccTATTGTGTAGTAGCCTAATTTCAGCCcctagcaaagaaggtgaaaaagccctgaacTGACAACACTAAGATCCCTTTGCATATTGAATAACACAATGCTGGGCAAGGGCAATCACTGCTTAAGAATTTAAATGATTCTACACAATTAAATGACCATCTTTGATTTGGTCGACATGGTTGTTCAAATATGGTCGAAAATTAAACGCAGTAATCATACGCCCTAATacctatttttatttatactgatatgaaagacatttaattttcaatagtAATTAGGacatttgaaattgtatttgtgCCAGTTCTGACTCTTATCTGTAGCTCTTTCGAACTAAAACAGATAACTGGACCCGatgattaaacaaaactttgttAGTTGTTGTGTTCTACAAAACGAATGTCGCGAAATTATGTTGCGCATTTTCCATTTTTAAGTGTTCGTTTCAAAATTACCTTTTGACAACCCCAGTCTTGATCTTAATTTGCTTTAATCCTTCGGCCATCTTCACGACTATGTATCAGACACGATAGATAAATGTAGACTGCTAATTTTATCAATGATCCTGTCGTGGGTGACTAAAGGCGTGACTAACAACAAGGTTTTATTTAGTACTCAAACAATTTCGTACCAAACAAGGTTAAATACTACTATTAGTTAAAGTGAATTTCAATGATAATGAAATTACGATGGTTTTAGATACagatcattttcttttttcttacaCGAAGAGCCGTACAGAAGTATACCATACTGAAGTTTCTTGTGGTTGTGGATCATTTTGGAAAGGAAAGAGTGTCTGGAATATATTGAATGCTTTGAGTGGTGAAACTTCGAGATTACTAGGACCAATAATTACTTttaacaaatcctactccctGATTAGAGGCATGAAGTTTATTtggaagaagaagaaaaacacacattttaaaataggaAGATCAAGGTAAATAAGTATTGTACTCGGTACCTCCCTATATACTGTGCTGTGGGGCTACGATTGTCCGCACCGGTGTCCCATATGGTTCTATCTACGCAAGTGTAGATGTGCAAGTCTATGAGAAACAGTGGTATCTTAACCTTTAAAATAGGCCCCAGAAACCTTAAGTCTTTGCATGTGTTTGCTTACAGCGTATGTATACGTTGATATATACGGCTGTTCATATGTTAAAAAGTGAGCACGAGGTATGGATCGAGGTCCTCCCCCAAAAAAAGTTTCGTTATTTTGTTCTGAAATTATGGTTTTGGgtgtattttgtaaaacaataatcCGAAATTAGCAAACAAGTTTACTTGGAACAAATATGGGAGGGGGCGCAGGGTGATCCCCACCTCCTTTATAAGGGGTGCCCACTGGGTGAGCCTCCACCTCCTAAATAAGGGTTGTGCACCTGGTCAGCCCCCTCCTCCTAAATAACGGGTTGCCCACTAGGTGAACCTCCACCTCAAAACTAAGGAGTGTGCGCCGAGTGAGCCCCCAATTCCTAAATAAGGGGTGCACACTGAGTGAGCGCCCCACCTTCTAAATAAGTGTGCGCCGGGTGAGCCCGAAACCTCCTGAATAAGAGGTGCGTGCCGGATGAGCCCCCACTTCTTAAATAAGGGGTGCGCACCGGGTGAGCCCCCACCCCCTAAATAAGGAGTGTGCGCCGGGTGAGCCTACACCACCTAAATAAGGGGCGCCCACCGGGTGAGCCCCACCTTCTAAATAAGGGGTGCGCACCGAATGAGCCGCCACCCCCCTAAATAAGCTAGTCAAGCAACACGAGCtcgtaaattttaatgaaacaacaatCGAATGATTTTGTATGTATCTCAAGCTAATCTTTGTACACTTCCTTATAAATGTATCCCTTTATACCCAATTCCGGCTAGATAAAGTGGATGCTGTGATGACGTACATCGTATGTTTCAGTCCACAtaccttttatttgtacattatgttattgttaacCAGGAAACCAGGAAATCCAAATCATACTCcattaaatgaatgcaaatgtATCAATTGGACATGTATTGACAATAATATAACCCTAGTGGAGTTTTATATGTGTTGATAGTTGTATAATGTCCCATAACGTGataattaaatcttattttctgTTTTACCCAGCTGAAGCAACaggaaactattttaaaataagcCAGGGGCAACGGTCGGGGTCTGCATCATACTTTCAAGTATATTTGATATCGACCTGTATACCACTTTCATGCAAAATAATATTGCTCTCAATCATGTCAATGATGGCTTTAAGCTCAAATGTCTTAAGAGCTAATTGGATTTATGTGTTGTGGTGTTCTATTGATTTAATTGTGAATGCGAAATCGATTGTAACCCAAACCATCAAGATTTTATAAAACCAAACTTGAATGCACGATAATCAAATAAGCATGAATCAACCGTGGGCGTACGTAATTAATGGATCACAAACACACCTTATATGGGCAACCATTCTGAAAATTGACAAGAATACAAGAATGCGAAACGTTTATTTGGCGCTACCCACCGCGAATTTGGTTGGATGGGTGCGATACTTTGAAAGCCTGTATAAAATACACCTTCAGACtagaaaatgtcaaaacagaactaaagaaaataaataacaccATAGCATAAGCGGAAAACAGTGATATTATTAAATCAGAACATGATACTGTGTCAGCCCTTGAAACTTACAAGGACAACAACTCGTGTGGTTTTGATGGTATTAACAACTGAATAAGACGACATGGTGCTGTTAGAAGGTCTCCATGATGGGCACTTGCTCACAGAATACAAACGCTGATCGCTATGAGAACAGcctaaatattattgttatcgCGTTCAATGAAAAAGCAACTTCAATCGATCGCCAAGATGGTGGTTCATAAATGATGCATAGAAAACATACACATCTCGGAAGCACTGTACAATCAATATAACGATCTTATcgaatttattttaatgtgctGTACTTcgaacttatttcattttaaatgaatggggTCTAAACAATAAAGCGATGCACCCTATAACCATGAAGGAACTATGTgtcattaaaattgttttctacaCGGTATTgatatgttattataaatagacttcgatattttttttttaatagttccATGATATATTGATGTGTATTTCTTTGATTgtatataaaattcaattattttatatgattgCTTGTATTTCATTAACATGAATACAGTTCTTTTTATTGTGTGTTGAATACTCTTTATGCCGTCTCTTCATTGTGGAAGATATAAAGACTATCTCAGTCTTTTCACACAGTTTTTAATTCAATGCAGTAATTTCTTAACAGTTGACCAGTCTGACCGATGACAACGTCCAATGAACTACCTATACAGTTCAACAGTATAATGCCCAGTGTCATTGAACATATATGAACAGCTTATCGTGTTAAGCTTGCCCTCACTATATCGTTCTCAAATtgtaataatataacataaatgaCTAGGAATGAAAAATCATACACGTCTATAAACATACTAGTTGGTAATGT from Mya arenaria isolate MELC-2E11 chromosome 3, ASM2691426v1 harbors:
- the LOC128226788 gene encoding tubulin-specific chaperone A-like encodes the protein MAEGLKQIKIKTGVVKRLTKEKGYYEQEAQKEEERYNKMKGDGKDEYELRKQNEVIGESKAMIPDTKNRLIKARDDLRNVLESSESLAEDAAYKEASKAIEEAGKVLEA